TCGGTGAGCTGCGTCTTCTCGTCGAAATATTTTTCGCCGGCGAAGAGCGGCGCCACCATCTCGCGCCCGTCGAGCATCATCTCGAAGTACTGCGCCATGCCGCGCTCGTACTTCCACAGGCGCGTCTGCTTGCCTTCGACTTCCAGCGCCATGGTGAGGCCGGGCAGCAAGTAGGCCTTCGAGCGCACCAGGTGCTCGAGCTCGTTCATCGGGATGTGCGCCGAGTCGAAGTACTTCGGGTCCGGCCACAGGCGCACGATCGTGCCGGTCTTGCGCTCCTTGATTTTTTCGCTCTTCAGCTTCTGCTTGAGCTCGCCGCCCTCGAACACGATCGAATGGCGTTGATTTTCTCTAAACACCACGACCTCGCAGCGCTTCGACAAGGCGTTCGACACCGCCACGCCCACGCCGTGCAGGCCGCCGGAGATGTGGTACACCCCGTCGCCGGAGCGCGAGAACTTGCCGCCCGCGTGCAGCATGGTGAAGGCCACCTCGACCGCCGGCTTCTTCTCCACCGGGTGCATGTCGACCGGCACGCCGCGGCCTTCGTCCTCGACCTGCACCGAGCCGTCCTTGAACACGCTCACGGTGATGCGCTTGCCGAATCCGGCGAGCGCCTCATCCACCGCGTTGTCGATCGCTTCCTGGACGATGTGCAGGGGATGCACCGTGTGGGTGTACATCCCCGGCATGCGGCGCACCGGCTCGAGGCCCTTGAGGGCCTGGATCGCGGAGGCGTCGTAGACCTGCGGTTTTGCCATGTATCTAGTGTTTCCTTGCTGCGCTAGCCCTACCTATTGTACGCCTGCGCGAAGCGCTCGATGCTCGCGGCCACCGAGGTGGCGAGCGAAGCCTCGTCCCAGAGCTGCAGGAGCTGCTTCTGCATGCGCAGCGCCCCGGCGTCGGCGGCGAGCAGCGCCTGGATGAGCTTCTCGCCGTGGCCGATTTCCTCGATCAGGCCCCATTCCAGCGCGCGCCGCGCGTCGATCGCTTCTCCGGTGAGCACGAGCCATGCCGCCCGGCCCGAGCCCATGAGCCGGGGCAGCAGCGCCGCCTCGACCACCGACGGGATCGCGAGCTTCACTTCCGGCATGGCGAATTTCGTGCCGTCGGCCGCGACGCGCAGGTCGCAGGCCGCGGCAATCTCGAGGCCCGCGCCGATCACCGCGCCGTGCAGCCGCGCGACCACCGGCACCGGCAGCTCGCGGATGATTTTGCACGCTTCATGGATCCGGGTGACGAAAGCGGGCGCGGTCTCGACGTTCAAAGAGCGCAATTCCACGACATCCGCGCCGCCGCAGAACGCCTTCCCACGGCCGGCCAGGACCACGACTTTTGCGTCGTCAATTTTCCGCAAAGCGTGGTGCAGCTCCGCCAACATGGCGGAATTCAATGCGTTTGCTTTTTCCGGCCGGTTGAGGAAGATTCGGGCGACCGCTCCTTCGCGTTCCACTTCCACCATGCTTTCATCATATAGCCGCGCGGCGCTGAAAAAAGTTTCCACCGCGACTTTGACCACCGTGCTGTTCAAGCGCGGGCTACGCAACGTCTTCATCCAGGGAATCTTCCTGCTGAACAAGGACGCGCCGCGCATGGTGGGCGAAGCGTTTACTCTGCGCTACATCCCGGCGCGCGAGGACGTCGACCAGCTCGGCGCCTTCGAGGGCCGCGGGCACCCGCAGCGCGAGGCGATCGAGGCCTGCCCGCCGGGCCACGTGCTGGTGATG
Above is a genomic segment from Terriglobales bacterium containing:
- a CDS encoding enoyl-CoA hydratase-related protein, with protein sequence MKTLRSPRLNSTVVKVAVETFFSAARLYDESMVEVEREGAVARIFLNRPEKANALNSAMLAELHHALRKIDDAKVVVLAGRGKAFCGGADVVELRSLNVETAPAFVTRIHEACKIIRELPVPVVARLHGAVIGAGLEIAAACDLRVAADGTKFAMPEVKLAIPSVVEAALLPRLMGSGRAAWLVLTGEAIDARRALEWGLIEEIGHGEKLIQALLAADAGALRMQKQLLQLWDEASLATSVAASIERFAQAYNR